The Candidatus Acidiferrales bacterium genome contains a region encoding:
- a CDS encoding TatD family hydrolase, with protein sequence MHLVDSHAHLDFPEFDADREAVIARARDAGVELLLSIGSGAGPDRLDAAIPFAQRYPWIYASVGVHPHDAARISAAHDDALRKLGSDSRVIAWGEIGLDYHYPQPPPEVQQRVFRRQLDLAAEAKLPVIIHCRQAWGDCLRILAEQWAPTNLGGILHCFSGTLDDARRAIGFGFLVSFAGNVTYPKAAVLRSVAAQLPPDCLLAETDCPYLAPQRFRGKRNEPAHVAEVVRALAALHQAPEDALAAALLENFRNLFRLPVAASGATGKLVES encoded by the coding sequence ATGCATCTTGTGGACTCCCATGCCCATTTGGACTTCCCGGAATTCGACGCCGATCGCGAGGCCGTGATCGCCCGGGCACGAGACGCCGGCGTGGAACTCCTGCTCAGCATTGGAAGCGGTGCTGGACCGGATCGCCTCGATGCTGCCATCCCCTTTGCCCAACGTTATCCTTGGATTTACGCTTCCGTGGGCGTCCATCCTCATGACGCGGCCCGTATCTCTGCCGCGCACGACGATGCCTTGCGCAAGCTTGGCTCGGATTCGCGTGTGATCGCATGGGGCGAAATCGGTCTCGATTATCACTATCCGCAGCCGCCGCCGGAGGTTCAGCAGCGAGTTTTCCGCCGGCAACTCGACTTGGCTGCCGAAGCAAAGCTCCCCGTCATAATCCACTGCCGCCAGGCCTGGGGGGATTGCCTTCGTATCCTGGCCGAGCAGTGGGCCCCGACTAACCTCGGCGGCATTCTTCACTGCTTCAGCGGCACTCTGGACGATGCTCGCCGGGCTATCGGGTTTGGTTTTCTGGTATCATTTGCAGGCAACGTCACGTATCCGAAGGCTGCGGTGCTGCGTTCCGTTGCCGCGCAGTTGCCGCCCGATTGCTTGCTCGCGGAAACCGATTGCCCGTACTTGGCCCCCCAGCGCTTCCGGGGAAAGCGAAATGAGCCGGCTCACGTGGCTGAGGTGGTGCGAGCGCTGGCGGCGCTGCATCAAGCACCCGAGGACGCATTGGCCGCGGCCCTCCTTGAGAATTTCCGGAATCTCTTCCGCCTGCCTGTGGCGGCCTCCGGGGCGACGGGTAAGCTGGTAGAATCGTGA